From Paenibacillus sp. FSL H8-0537:
GTTTACGAGCGCTAACTTGTATGCTGTTGGATTCATTCCAACCTTCGTTATGGGTGGCGTTACAGGCGTTATGCTTGCAGCTGCTCCAGCGGATTTCCAGTATCACGATACGTATTTCGTAGTTGCCCATTTCCACTACGTTATCGTCGGCGGTCTGATTTTAGGTATTTTCTCCGGTCTTCACTACTGGTGGCCTAAAATGTTCGGTCGCATTCTGAATGAAACGCTTGGAAAATGGACGTTCTGGATATTCTATATCGGCTTCCATCTGACATTCTTTATTCAGCATTTCCTCGGCTTGCTCGGTATGCCGCGTCGTATTTGGACGTACCTGGACGGCCTTGGATTCAATGAAATGAACCTGATTAGTACAATCGGTGCGATTATGATGGGTATTGGTACGATTATGTTCATTCTGAACGTAGTTATTACGAATGCAAAACCACAAAATGCAGCGGATGATCCTTGGGAGGATGGCCGTACGCTGGAATGGACCATTCCATCGCCGCCTCCGGAATATAACTTTAAGCAAACTCCGCTTGTTCGCGGCTACGATGCTTATTGGAAAGAAAAAATGGATGGACACAAAGGCATGACACCTGCTGAGCCAATTGGCTCGATCCATATGCCATCTCCTTCTATTCTGCCGTTCACAATGTCGCTTGGCTTGTTCATTACAGGCTTTGGCCTGATGTATTCGAGGGATTGGACGTTTATTACAGAGCATATCGGCTTCTATGTTGCCGGTCTTGGCCTGCTCATTACGTTCGGAAGCATGTTCCTTCGCTCGGTATATGATGATCATGGTTTCCACATTGAGCCGGAAGAGTTGGAAGACAAGGGGGTTAAAGCATGAGTACACATTCACATGCAGATGGGCATCTTCCTCATGAGCCCGAGAAAGCCACTCTTGAGGGCCGCAATAAAGTATTAGGCTTCTGGCTATTTCTTGGTGGTGAAACGGTCTTGTTCGGAACGCTGTTCTCGGCGTTCCTTGCTCTTCGCCATCAAGTGCTGGATGGACCGCAGCCGAGCGAGCTGTTTAAGCTTTCGCTCGTTGCAGCAGCAACTGCTATTTTGCTTACATCAAGCTTGACTAGCGTATTTGCTATCCAAGCGCTGCATAATCATAATGTAAAAGCGTTAATCAACTGGTTGATCGTAACCGTAGTGCTCGGACTTGGATTCCTTGGACTCGAAATTTATGAGTTTTACCACTATGTGCATGAAGGACATGGCTTTACGACAAGTGCGTTCAGTTCTTCCTTCTATACGCTAGTCGGTTTCCACGGTGCTCACGTTGCGTTCGGTATTTTCTGGATTTCCAGCATTATCGGACAGTTGATGAAAAAGGGCCTTACGGTTGTTACAGCTCCTAAAGTGTATGTTGCAGGTATGTACTGGCACTTTATCGACGTAGTTTGGGTATTTATCTTCACCGTCGTTTATTTGATGGGAAAGGTGGTCTAGCCAAATGGCAAGCAATCACTCGACAGCTGAAGACCAGCGTCCAGTTCGCCACAACTCAGAAGGACCGAAGAAGCACATTATTGCTTTCATTTTCTCCATATTGCTAACACTCGTGGCATTCGCTGCGGTAGCGGCTGGCGAAATCAATAAAAGCTTCATCTATATCATTATCATGGGTTGCGCTATGCTCCAAGTATTCGTACAAATGGCATTCTGGATGCATATGAAAGACCGCGGCCACGTTTTCGCTACGGTCGGCATTCTTATGGGTGTATTCATTGCATTCACGTGTATCATTATGGCGGAATATTGGGTTTGGTGGTAATACAGATTTACAATTGCACAGAGGAGGGTTCCCGGGTGGGTTCCCTCCTCTTTTGCAGAAGATAAAGGGAGGTTGCAGCCATGCTTGGCCTGGAATATTTCAGTTTTGAAGAGTTGTGGACCCCATGG
This genomic window contains:
- a CDS encoding cytochrome C oxidase subunit IV family protein; protein product: MASNHSTAEDQRPVRHNSEGPKKHIIAFIFSILLTLVAFAAVAAGEINKSFIYIIIMGCAMLQVFVQMAFWMHMKDRGHVFATVGILMGVFIAFTCIIMAEYWVWW
- a CDS encoding cytochrome (ubi)quinol oxidase subunit III; this translates as MSTHSHADGHLPHEPEKATLEGRNKVLGFWLFLGGETVLFGTLFSAFLALRHQVLDGPQPSELFKLSLVAAATAILLTSSLTSVFAIQALHNHNVKALINWLIVTVVLGLGFLGLEIYEFYHYVHEGHGFTTSAFSSSFYTLVGFHGAHVAFGIFWISSIIGQLMKKGLTVVTAPKVYVAGMYWHFIDVVWVFIFTVVYLMGKVV